ATGAATACTAGATGGTAAAGCAACCTATGCTTGGTATGAGCACCCATCCAATATTTGAGTCCCATACCAGAAATTATGCCAGAACTAATCTTTCACCTCTAGTCTAAAGACTAGGGATTAATGAGCGGTATCATTTAATTCGTCTACATGGATCAAAATATCAAATTTCCAACTCTTGAAGAAATTAAAACATTTTTGAGTAATTATGGCTGGAATTATAAAGAAACTAATGCTGATGGTAAAACTGTTCTTTTATCTCCTTTAACATTGGAAGGAAAAGCCAAAGCCATTTTATTAAGTTTTCGGACCGAAGGTGAATTTGTTATGGTAAATAGTGTTGGCTTATTAAAACAAGTGCCAGCTAATTATTGCCAGTCCCTTTTGGACTTAAATGACAAACTAAAACTTACCAAGATCTTTATAACTAAACAGAGTGAGCCAGGCAAAATTGATGCTGATATGGGATTTGAGCTTTGGGATGGAGCTTGGAATCAAGATACTTTTTTTGCATTTCTAGATATGTTAACACTTGGTATTCATAAAGTACTTAATACTTTGGATTATGAAAAGGTTCCTTACAAAACTAGTTTTGTCACATATATCTAATTAATTGCTCTAAAAACCGTAGCACCAGTATTCAACTGGTACTACGGTTAAATTTTTCTGTTGGCTGGAATTTATTCTAATTTGGAGGCGGTGCATGACAAGTGGCTATATCATCGTCCATCATAGTTCCGGCTCCATCAACCTGGCTTGTTAAAACTTCACCTCCTGAAAATTGTTGCTCAATTTGATCCTGATTATGACCATAAATTGGCGCTGAAAAAGCAACAACTGCAAAAGTAACCATGAATAGGAGAGAAAAAGCGGTTAGTAAAGATGGGGTTGGCATATGTGCCTCCTTTTTTTGATTTGTTAATAACTCATACTATACAACTATGAGTATGAAGAGGGTGTGAAATTAAAATTAGTTTTTAGTTAAAAATAGATGTAGGATACAATAAACTATTATGAATAAGTACCAGTTCGCTGCTTTAGGCGGCACTTTTGACCATCTTCACAAAGGCCATCAAACTTTGCTTACTCATGCTTTTTCAGTGGCTGAAAAGGTAGCAATTGGGATTACCAGAAATGGTATGAATAGCCATAAAGATTTAGCCTTTGCTATCCAAGATTTTGAGCTACGCAAGGCCGATATTGAAGCTTTTGCCAATGAGCGAGGCTGGCAAAATCGTTTTAATATAGTCGAATTACATGATATGTATGGTCCGACACTCGATGGTGAACAGATCGACTGTTTGGTCGTCAGCCCTTTGACAAAACCAGGAGCTGAAGCTATCAATCAAAAACGGCAAGAATTAGATAAACCGGTCTTACCTATTGAAGTTTGCCATCTGGAAGAAAGTAGTGATGGCCAACATATCAGCTCAACCAGAATTCGCGAAGGCGAAATTGATCGTGATGGTTTTGTGTATAGGCAGATATTTGACCATGATTTAGCTATGAGTGATATGCAAAAACAAATTTTAAAAGAACCATTGGGAGAACTGATACGAAACCCTGATTTAGAACAAATTGCTAGCAAGCTTGATACCAGACAACTTAATGTAGCTATTGGTGATATTTCTTCGCTCTATGCTCATCAAAATAATTTGCCTGTTCAGGTATATGTGTTTGATAAGCGTGAACAGCGTCAAAACCTAGAAACTTCAGTCGATAATTTTCTGCAAAGTCCAAATTTGATCACCTGCCAAAATCCTGCCGGTACTATCTCTCAAGAACTAGTTTCAGCTTTGCAAAGTGGTTTAACACATCGCCAACATCTCAAAATTGATGGCGAAGAGGATTTAGCACTTTTGCCGGCAATTTTATTTCTACCTCTTGGCAGCACTATTCTCTACGGCCAACCCAATCAGGGTATTGTCCTTGTTACCGTAACTGAAGAAAAGAAACAATGGTGCAAAGAGCTCTTGATTTAGATTAGATCATTTAATATTAAAATAGCATCTGGACACTGCGTTAAAGCTTCTGCCATAGCTATGACGTCACACCCTTCTTCTCCTCTATGATTTCTTTGACTTGTTTCAAAAGCTTCATTCCATCGAGCAATAACTTCTTCAATCCCAGCTTTTGGTCTTCGTTCTGCTACTTGGTCTGGTCCCATCATACTTTCCTCCTTTTAAAAATAAAAAACCGCTTCCTTCTGGAAGCGGCTTGGGTTTATAAATTTTAAAAACCAAAACTAAGCGCTTCCAAATAAGCGGCTAAAAAAATAAAAATAAAACCAATTTAGATTTATAATCATAAAACGATTCTTGCCTTCATAAGAATGACAAACACTAAAGTCACGTGTCATTCTGAGTCCCAATGAAAATTGGGGCGAAGAATCTTTCTTTTAAATTTTAGATCCTTCACTTCGTTCAGGATGACAAATGCTTACTAAAAAACCCTCTGCTTGAGAGGGTTTTATTTTTTTACTTTTTGCAATCCACTAACCTCTCAAACAAACTTTGGGTTCATCCAAAAATAAAAAAAGCTAAAGGTTTGAGAGTTTGTAATCATATAATTATTCTAAACAAGAATACTGCCTTTGTAAACTTTACCGTCTCGGAGATTGCTTCTTAGCTCGAGCTTTTCCACCCATACCAGCTTTGCGGCGTTCTTTAGCCCGAGGATCTCGGGTTAATAAACCTCGTTTTTTCAAAATTGGGTGATATTTTTCCGGATCAATTTTATCAATAGCTCGAGCCATACCATGTACAATAGCTCCTAATTGGCTATTTTTACCAGAACCGTTCACTTTGATTGAAATAGCATGTTTGCCAATCAAATTACAAGTTCGCAATGGTTCAGCATACATTGATTTAGCAATTTCTCCAGGAAAATATTCTTCAATTCGTTTGCCATTGACTTCAATCTCACCTTTTTTGGTCAGATACAGACGAACTCGAGCAGTGGCTTCTTTGCGTCGGCCAACTGCAGCCACGTAATCTTTTTTAACTATTTTTGGTTTAGCGATGGTATCAGCCATATTATTTTTCTAATTTATCAGCATAAGGATGCTTATCATCAACAAAAATTCTAAGCCTCTTCATGCGGTCTTTTTTAAGTTTGTTTTTAGGTAACATGCCGGAAATAGCATGTTCGATAATTTTTCTTGGATCTTTAACCATTTGTTGGGTGTAGTTAACTTCTTTGAAACCACCGGGAAAGCCACTATGACTGTAGTACATTTTTTGTTTAGCTTTTCGTCCAGTCACCTCAACTTTAGCAGCATTAATAGCTACTACATAATCTCCACAATCAACATGAGCATTAAAACAAGATTTGTGTTTACCAATCAACAGTTCGGCAATTTGCGTTGAAGCTCGACCTAAAACTTGATGTTTTAGATCAATAACATGCCAAGTGCGTTTGATATCAGTTTTTTTAGTCGCAGTTGTAGTCATATGTTTTATTTTTTCTTTGATTCAGCTTTGTCGGTTTTTTTGACAGGTTTTTTAGCTATCTTTTTTTCTTCTTTAGCTTTTTGAGCCTGTTCTTGAATCAGCTCTTTTACAACCGGTAGTTCAAGTTTAATCATCATAGTGTTGTCACCGCGACGAGTTCCTTGACGAACCATAGTTACAAACCCACCTGGAGCATCAGCTAGTTTTGGGGCAATATGATCCATCATTTGCTTGACAGCCTGAGGATTACCCAGTTGAGCAATCAGTTGACGTCTGATATGAAGGGTATTTTCCTTGGCTTTAACCAAGAGTTTTTGGGTCACATTGCGAATTAGCTTAGCTTTAGCTTCAGTTGTAACCATGCTTCCTTGTAGAACCAACTGGCTTACCATGGTTTTAACAAGTTGTTTGCGATGATTGGTGTCTCGGTTTAGTTTTAAACCAGATACTTGATGTCTCATACCTTACTCAGCAGCAACGCTGATTCCTTTTTCAACTAATTTTTCAACTACAATATCAACCGATTTACCGCCAAGATTTTTGACTTTGGCAATTTCATCTTTACTAGCCTTAGATAAATCTTTAACGGTTTCAAAACCGCCTTTGCGCAGAGCATTGGCAATTCTGGTAGGTAAATCCAGCTCTTCAACAGTTAGTCTCATGACTTCTTGTTCATGAGGATCAATTTCCTCTTTTTCTTCTTTTTCTGGTAAAACTGGATCGACGATTTGGTTAAAATAGCTGATTAAGGTTTTAGCAGCTGAAACCACAGCATCCTGAGGTTTGACTGTACCATCAGTCCAAATGTCCAACAGTAAATTGTCAAAGTCAGTTCGTTGTCCGACCCGGGTTTCTTTAACATCATACTTAACCCGTAAAATCGGTGAATAAGCTGTATCCAAAGGAATTACGCCAACTGTTGAAGTACGGCGTTCTTCAGCTAATTTGTAGCCATAGCCGGATTCGACAGTAATAATAGCTTTAAGTTTGGCTTTGGCATCTGATAAATGAGCTAAAACCAATTCTGGATTTAAGATTTCGACTCCAGCTGGAGCTTCAATAGCTGCAGCGGTAATCTCTTTTTTGCCTGAAACTTCTAAGCGTAACTCGACTGGCTCATCACCTTCGTATTTAATCCGAAGCTGTTTTAGTTGTAAACAAAACTCGACTACATCTTCTTTCATGCCTGAAAGGGTACTAAAACGATGTTTGACTCCGTCAATTTTGACTGAAGCAGCAGCAGCCCCTTTGATAGAGGTCAGTAGAGTTCGGCGTAGAGCATTACCTAAAGTATGACCATAGCCTTGTTCCAATGGTTCAATCGAAAGCTTGGCATAGCCATCTTTCTCTTCAAGAGTTTCGATTTTAAATTGTGGTTGCAACATAGTGCCTCCTTTTCCTGCTCACTCCACAATAGTGGAATATCCCGCAGGCTTAATTTATTAACGAGAATAATACTCAACGATTAATTGTTCAGAAATATCTGAATCCATTTCATTCCGTTCCGGCTCTCTGACAATTTTACCAACTGCAGCTTTACGCTCCATCCATTTGGGTATTTGATATTTTTTATTTTCCAATAATGTTTTAACTACTGGAGTTTCCAATAGTTTATTGACTAAAGTCACGGTATCACCTGTTTTGACTTGATAAGATGGAATATCAACTTTTTTACCATTTACTAAAACATGGCCATGAGTCACAAACTGGCGGGCTGCAGTTCGGGTTGGGGCTAATCCAGCTCGGAAAATAGCATTATCTAATCTCAGCTCTAAAAGCTGAAGCAAGCGGGTACCAGTAGCTTTAGGATTTTTGCGAGCTTCTTCAAAGTAACGACGGAATTGACGCTCTAAAACTCCATACGTCCAGCGGACTTTTTGTTTTTCTTTAAGCTGTAAACTATAGTCAGATGGCTTACCGCGTCGACCCTTTGGTCCATGCTGTCCAGGAGGAACTTGCAGGCGGCGATCCAGTTTGGCTGCATTAGTTTTAAGACCTAATTCTCGGCCTAAGCTACGAGCTAATCGATTTTTTGGTCCAGTATATCTTGCCATAATTTTCTATGATAACTATTTATTAGGCTCGGCGTCTTTTCTTGGGTCGACAGCCATTGTGAGGAATTGGGGTCACATCAGCAATCATGCTGACTTTGACACCGCTACTACGCAAAACTCGCAGAGCTGCATCTCGACCTACACCAGGGCCTTTAATAAAGACTTTAACTTGTTTTAAACCCATTTGCTTGGCTTCTTGAATGACTTTATCAATTGCAGTAGTAGCTGCATATGGAGTAGATTTTCGGGAACCTTTAAAACCACTGCTACCACTAGAACCCCAACATAGCGCATCACCCTCTTCGTTAGTCACCATAACCAACGTATTATTGAAGGTAGCGGTCACATAGACGCGACCATTAGTTACTTGTTTGTTTTTAGCTTTACTTACTGTTGCCATAGCACATTAAATTTTAACTTTTTTTAGCTTCATCTAATTTTTGAGCCATTTCTTTGGTTAGGGCTCCTACTGTCATTCTGCGACCTCTACGAGTCCGAGCGTTTACTCTGGTCCGTTGACCTCGAGCTGGCAGTCTAGCTGCGTGACGCATACCTCGATAACTTCGAATTTGTTTAAGTCGTTGAATGTTTTCGCCTACAATTTTACGTAAAGCTCCTTCAACCGGCATGGTTTCTAGAGCTTTAACAATTCGGGACACTTCTTGATCGGTCAAATCTTTAGCCCGTTTATCTCCATCCACATTGGCTAATTTTAAAATTTGAGCTACATTAGAACGCCCAATCCCATAAATATAGGTTAGGGCTATTTCGGTTCGTTTTTGTTCTGGTATATCAACTCCGGCAATTCTTGGCATAGGTTTTATCCTTGACGTTGTTTATGACGTTTATTACGTTTACAAATAACCGTCAGTCGTCCACGACGACGAACGATTTTACACTCCCGACAAATTTTTTTAACACTAGCTTGTACTTTCATAATATCTTACCTTTGCTAATTACAAATAGTGGGAAATTACTTGCTTCTAAAGACTATTCTCCCCTTATTTTCATCGTATGGAGTAAACTCAACTTTGACCCGATCACCTGGTAAAACTCGAATTTTATACATTCTCATTTTGCCAGATAAAGTACATAGAACCACCCGTTCATCTTCGTCTAATTTTACTCTAAAGGTTGTATTTGGCAGGGCTTCAACGACCTCTCCCTCTTTTGTTTCAAAGTTTTGTTTCCCCATAGTTACAGAGGTGAATTATATCAAAAAAAAGCTCGTTAGCAAAGTGCATTTTTTTGGTTTTAAGGTGTTAGAATCAAATAACCATCGTCAGTTACGGCGATGGTCTTTTCAAAGACAGCAGCAATTTTACCATCAGCAGTGGAAATTGTCCATCCGTCTTCTTTTGATGTTTTATTTTGATAGGTTCCTTGAGCATAAATGACCTCTATAGCCAAAGTCATCCCTGCCTTAATTAAAGGGGTTTGATCAATATCCTGAACTAAAATACAGGGAATTTGGGGGTATTCATGTAGCGTCCGACCCACTCCATGACCTGTCAGATTACGGGAACAGCTATAGCCCTGACCTTCTACTATATCTTCAATCACCTGAGAAATGTGTCCAATGCGGTTGCCAGGTTTGACTTGAGCAATAGCTTTTTCTAAGGCTTTTTGACCGGTTTGCAAAAAGTGGTCAATTTCTTTATTATGTTGAGGTTCAACCTGAAAAGTAGTCGACATATCGGTATGAAAACCTTTGTAGTACATGCCGATATCTATTGAAACGACATCTTCTGGCCGCAGCTGATACTGATTGGGAATACCGTGCACAATGCCGTCATTAATATTAATACAGGTTGCCCAATCATAGCCAGGCACCATGGCAAAACCAGCCTTACCCCCTTCTTCGGCAATTAGTTTTTGGGCTAAGTTTTCAATCTCCAAAAGAGTTTTGCCTGTGGTACTAAAAGGAATAAGTCGCTCTAAAACTGAAGACAGCTTATAACCACACTCACGCATGGCTTCTATTTCGGCTTTGGTCTTTAAATCAGCTTTCATATGCTATCAGATTCTTTTCTTTCAATTTATCACAGATTAGTTCGATAACTTGAGAAATACTTAAATCAGTAGTATCAAGATACCAAGCATCCGAGGCTTGGACAAGTGGATCAGCTGCCCGATGACTGTCTTGATAATCTCGTTCTTCGGTTTCAGCAATCACTTCGTCAAGGGTTTTTGGATAACCTTTTTTAACCAAATCCTCTAACCGACGCTGTGCTCGAATCTTGACATCAGCGGTCATAAAAATTTTAAGGTCTGCCTTAGGCAGTACCACGGTAGTAATATCCCGACCTTCCATAATCACCGCGTGATCATCAGCCATTCGTTGCTGCTGTGTAACCAGTTCAGCCCGGATTTTTGGGTGTACAGCAACTTGCGAAGACCCAGCACTAGCTTCAGGAGTAAATAGCGCTTCGGTTACATCCTGGTCATCAATCAAGACAGTGCAAACCCGATCTTCCTGATCAGTGGGTTTTAGTTTAATTGTGACTTTTTGGAGTAAATCTAAAATAGCATCTTCATTTTCTAAAGGAACACCAGCTTGTAAACCCAGGTAAGCCACCGCCCGGTACATGGCACCGGTATAAACATAGACAATGCCGAGTTTTTTGGATAGCAAATTGGCCACAATACTTTTACCAGCCCCAACCGGTCCATCAATTGCAATCTGCAGATTACTCTTTAGTAGCTGTACCATTGTCATATTTCTGGGCTAGCTTGACTAGATCTTCATGAATTTCTTCAATACTACGTTCGCCATCAACTTCATGAAGGATATCTTTACCTTTGTAAAACTCCAGCACGTCTTTTTCTTCGGCTTTGTAACGGCGCAACCGTTCTCTGATGTTTTCTGGCGAATCAGCTAATGAGCCATCAGGATTACGACGGCCACGTTTGAGTAAACGTTTGATTGATTCTTTTTCCCGAACTTTAAGATAAATAACCAAAGTAGCTTCTTTTTTATATTTAGACAATTTGTCATCTAAAAACAAAGCTTGGGTCATGTTGCGAGGAAAACCTTCAATTACAAAACCTTTATCCACATCCGGTTCTTTAAACCGTTGCTTCCACATCACAAACATTTCGCTATCAGCAATATAGTGACCTTTTTGTAAACCGTCTCGGCAGATTTGACCAATAATCCCTTTATCCTCTTTAGCATACTTACGAACCAAATCACCAGAGCCTAATTTAGTTAAATCTAGTTTATCAGCCAGCATGACACATTGCGTGCTTTTGCCAGAACCTTCAGGACCATAAATGATAATAAACATATGACTTTCATCATCCTGAGTATATCGCAGGTCCCATAAAGGGATTCTGAAACAAGTTCAGAATGACAAGAACAAGTACTTAATAAATAAACTTGTCGTAATTACGCATCACCAACTGAGCTTGTAAACTCTTGCTGGTTTCTAAAATTACTGATACTACGATTAAGATTCCGGTTCCGCCAATCGCCAAGGTATTGATTTGAGTTAGTTCCCGGGCAATTGAGGGCAAAATCGCAATGGCTCCCAAAAATAGCGCTCCAGCCAAAGTAATTCGGGTTAGTACTCGATTGAGATAAGTAGAGGTTGGTTGACCTGGTCTGATCCCAGGGATAAACCCACCTTGTTTTTTAATATCATCGGCAATTTTATTGGGATTAAAAGTAATGGCTGTATAAAAATAGGTAAAAACCACTACCAGCAAAAAGTAGAGCAAGTTGTACCACAAACCACTGGGATTAAAAATAGTATTTAAAGTTATGCCAAAATTACTCAAACCTTGGTTTGAAAGCGTCTGGAGGTAACGGCCAATAAATGAAGGCACTAAAACCAAGGAAATAGCAAAGATGATCGGGATCACCCCAGCTTGATTGACCCGTAGCGGAATATGGGATTCGACACTCCCGATGCCACTTTGACCCCTAATTCTCCTAGCATAAGAAATGGTGATTTTACGAGTAGCTTCATTGACTACTACAATCCCGGCAATAACTAAAATGGCCATGGCTGCAAAAATCACAATATTCATAAAATTAAAAGTCTCAGCTACAGACAGAGTTTGAAATAAAGATACTGGCAGACGACCCACGATCCCGGCAAAAATCAGCAGGGAAATACCATTGCCAATTCCGAACTCGGTGATCAGTTCTCCCAACCACATCAGCAAAACCGTTCCGGCTACCATAGTAATTACCATAGCCGTAATTCCAATTGGGTTAATCTGGGTAATAATGGGAGGCTGCTGTGAGCGCAAAATCGCAATCATGGAAATAGATTGGAAAATTGCCAAAGGAATCGTCAAAAACCGAGTATACATATTGATCTTTTCCCGACCATAATCCCCTTCTTTGGATAGCTCTTCCAGCTTAGGGATAACGATTGTCAGTAGATTTAAAATAATCGAGGCATTAATGTATGGCCCCAACCCTAAAGCCAAAATTGAAAAATTACCCAAAGTTCCCCCTGAGAAAATATCCAAAAGTCCCAATAGCTGATTGCTATTAAACAGAGCTTTTAGAGCATCGGTATCCACTCCTGGTAAAGGAATGTGGGCTACAAAACGGAAAATGACAAAAATAACTAAGGTAAATAAAAGCTTGTTACGAAGCTCTTTGGCATTAAAAACTGATCGGATAAGTTCAGCAATGTTCATGTAAGCACAAACTAAAAAACTGCTTATATTAAAGACTAAGCAGCGTATTTATTTAGGCAACTTATTGTAGCAAAGGAAAGAGGAAATACCAAATTAGGAGATCAAGATAACAAACTGTCTTAGAACAGGTTGCAAATCTGCTCTGGTTGGTAAAGAGGTCTGTGTAATCATTTGATATTTTCCGCTAATGCTTCTTGAGATGCCCAAAGTCCAATAAATTTTGGAGTTTCATTGAAGAACTGGAAGACATATACTGCACGAATAGCTCCTTCTTGGATGTTTAGCTTACTCTTCAAGTCTTTAATGTCAAAACTTTTTGTATTAGTCTCCTGCCCCCTCATTTGAGGGACAATAATAAGCCCTACCTGACTGGAGCGGTATTTATTCGCTTTTTCATTGATGAATGCTGCAAGTTTTTCGTTAGCCCTATCTAAGGATGTAGAATAAAATCTCTTTATTTGAAACGGATAAGCATACCCTTCAAGTTTATCAGCACTTACTGGAGCCAATGCAAAATCCACAGGCGTATCTTCTTCATTATATGTTGTAAGGATTTCTCGTAACTGTTCCAGACTAGGTGTAAAGCGGTTGGGAAAGTTGTGCCTCTTGCTATTTTGTTCAAAGGTAATAACAA
The Candidatus Beckwithbacteria bacterium DNA segment above includes these coding regions:
- the rplM gene encoding 50S ribosomal protein L13 yields the protein MTTTATKKTDIKRTWHVIDLKHQVLGRASTQIAELLIGKHKSCFNAHVDCGDYVVAINAAKVEVTGRKAKQKMYYSHSGFPGGFKEVNYTQQMVKDPRKIIEHAISGMLPKNKLKKDRMKRLRIFVDDKHPYADKLEK
- the rpsK gene encoding 30S ribosomal protein S11; translated protein: MATVSKAKNKQVTNGRVYVTATFNNTLVMVTNEEGDALCWGSSGSSGFKGSRKSTPYAATTAIDKVIQEAKQMGLKQVKVFIKGPGVGRDAALRVLRSSGVKVSMIADVTPIPHNGCRPKKRRRA
- a CDS encoding pantetheine-phosphate adenylyltransferase, which translates into the protein MNKYQFAALGGTFDHLHKGHQTLLTHAFSVAEKVAIGITRNGMNSHKDLAFAIQDFELRKADIEAFANERGWQNRFNIVELHDMYGPTLDGEQIDCLVVSPLTKPGAEAINQKRQELDKPVLPIEVCHLEESSDGQHISSTRIREGEIDRDGFVYRQIFDHDLAMSDMQKQILKEPLGELIRNPDLEQIASKLDTRQLNVAIGDISSLYAHQNNLPVQVYVFDKREQRQNLETSVDNFLQSPNLITCQNPAGTISQELVSALQSGLTHRQHLKIDGEEDLALLPAILFLPLGSTILYGQPNQGIVLVTVTEEKKQWCKELLI
- the rpsD gene encoding 30S ribosomal protein S4 — translated: MARYTGPKNRLARSLGRELGLKTNAAKLDRRLQVPPGQHGPKGRRGKPSDYSLQLKEKQKVRWTYGVLERQFRRYFEEARKNPKATGTRLLQLLELRLDNAIFRAGLAPTRTAARQFVTHGHVLVNGKKVDIPSYQVKTGDTVTLVNKLLETPVVKTLLENKKYQIPKWMERKAAVGKIVREPERNEMDSDISEQLIVEYYSR
- the infA gene encoding translation initiation factor IF-1; the protein is MGKQNFETKEGEVVEALPNTTFRVKLDEDERVVLCTLSGKMRMYKIRVLPGDRVKVEFTPYDENKGRIVFRSK
- a CDS encoding nucleoside monophosphate kinase → MFIIIYGPEGSGKSTQCVMLADKLDLTKLGSGDLVRKYAKEDKGIIGQICRDGLQKGHYIADSEMFVMWKQRFKEPDVDKGFVIEGFPRNMTQALFLDDKLSKYKKEATLVIYLKVREKESIKRLLKRGRRNPDGSLADSPENIRERLRRYKAEEKDVLEFYKGKDILHEVDGERSIEEIHEDLVKLAQKYDNGTATKE
- the rpsI gene encoding 30S ribosomal protein S9, producing the protein MADTIAKPKIVKKDYVAAVGRRKEATARVRLYLTKKGEIEVNGKRIEEYFPGEIAKSMYAEPLRTCNLIGKHAISIKVNGSGKNSQLGAIVHGMARAIDKIDPEKYHPILKKRGLLTRDPRAKERRKAGMGGKARAKKQSPRR
- the map gene encoding type I methionyl aminopeptidase, producing the protein MKADLKTKAEIEAMRECGYKLSSVLERLIPFSTTGKTLLEIENLAQKLIAEEGGKAGFAMVPGYDWATCININDGIVHGIPNQYQLRPEDVVSIDIGMYYKGFHTDMSTTFQVEPQHNKEIDHFLQTGQKALEKAIAQVKPGNRIGHISQVIEDIVEGQGYSCSRNLTGHGVGRTLHEYPQIPCILVQDIDQTPLIKAGMTLAIEVIYAQGTYQNKTSKEDGWTISTADGKIAAVFEKTIAVTDDGYLILTP
- the rpmJ gene encoding 50S ribosomal protein L36 — encoded protein: MKVQASVKKICRECKIVRRRGRLTVICKRNKRHKQRQG
- a CDS encoding DNA-directed RNA polymerase subunit alpha; translation: MLQPQFKIETLEEKDGYAKLSIEPLEQGYGHTLGNALRRTLLTSIKGAAAASVKIDGVKHRFSTLSGMKEDVVEFCLQLKQLRIKYEGDEPVELRLEVSGKKEITAAAIEAPAGVEILNPELVLAHLSDAKAKLKAIITVESGYGYKLAEERRTSTVGVIPLDTAYSPILRVKYDVKETRVGQRTDFDNLLLDIWTDGTVKPQDAVVSAAKTLISYFNQIVDPVLPEKEEKEEIDPHEQEVMRLTVEELDLPTRIANALRKGGFETVKDLSKASKDEIAKVKNLGGKSVDIVVEKLVEKGISVAAE
- the rplQ gene encoding 50S ribosomal protein L17 codes for the protein MRHQVSGLKLNRDTNHRKQLVKTMVSQLVLQGSMVTTEAKAKLIRNVTQKLLVKAKENTLHIRRQLIAQLGNPQAVKQMMDHIAPKLADAPGGFVTMVRQGTRRGDNTMMIKLELPVVKELIQEQAQKAKEEKKIAKKPVKKTDKAESKKK
- a CDS encoding (d)CMP kinase; translation: MTMVQLLKSNLQIAIDGPVGAGKSIVANLLSKKLGIVYVYTGAMYRAVAYLGLQAGVPLENEDAILDLLQKVTIKLKPTDQEDRVCTVLIDDQDVTEALFTPEASAGSSQVAVHPKIRAELVTQQQRMADDHAVIMEGRDITTVVLPKADLKIFMTADVKIRAQRRLEDLVKKGYPKTLDEVIAETEERDYQDSHRAADPLVQASDAWYLDTTDLSISQVIELICDKLKEKNLIAYES
- the secY gene encoding preprotein translocase subunit SecY: MNIAELIRSVFNAKELRNKLLFTLVIFVIFRFVAHIPLPGVDTDALKALFNSNQLLGLLDIFSGGTLGNFSILALGLGPYINASIILNLLTIVIPKLEELSKEGDYGREKINMYTRFLTIPLAIFQSISMIAILRSQQPPIITQINPIGITAMVITMVAGTVLLMWLGELITEFGIGNGISLLIFAGIVGRLPVSLFQTLSVAETFNFMNIVIFAAMAILVIAGIVVVNEATRKITISYARRIRGQSGIGSVESHIPLRVNQAGVIPIIFAISLVLVPSFIGRYLQTLSNQGLSNFGITLNTIFNPSGLWYNLLYFLLVVVFTYFYTAITFNPNKIADDIKKQGGFIPGIRPGQPTSTYLNRVLTRITLAGALFLGAIAILPSIARELTQINTLAIGGTGILIVVSVILETSKSLQAQLVMRNYDKFIY
- the rpsM gene encoding 30S ribosomal protein S13, coding for MPRIAGVDIPEQKRTEIALTYIYGIGRSNVAQILKLANVDGDKRAKDLTDQEVSRIVKALETMPVEGALRKIVGENIQRLKQIRSYRGMRHAARLPARGQRTRVNARTRRGRRMTVGALTKEMAQKLDEAKKS